The following proteins are encoded in a genomic region of Prochlorococcus marinus XMU1408:
- a CDS encoding mechanosensitive ion channel family protein encodes MDDFYKNLIISLLTFSIGCIISLVSPKILKKVLRKITSATQSKTDDYIASLLIDTIKPLGFILSFIIGWKVLLIGGIVDKTLIGISKFICLIYLVRFVNRVFLKIIQRWASKINDQSISEMIRSLSPMVGASVWSIGVIFYLQNMGVQMAAIWALLSAGGIGAGLALKEPVQEFFEYITILLDKPFQSGQFIHIDGIWAKVESVGVRSTRLRSINGEAIVMSNSRLTNGVISNYAEMKQRRLVHKLGVVYETTYEQTKNIPEMIKNIVDKTENAIFDRCHFIEFANSSLDFELVYYIPTSDYVQAMSAQQEINLEIMKKFQIENISFAYPTQTIYINK; translated from the coding sequence ATGGATGATTTTTATAAAAACCTAATAATTTCATTACTTACTTTTAGTATTGGTTGTATTATTTCTCTAGTAAGTCCAAAAATTTTAAAAAAAGTTTTAAGGAAAATAACATCAGCTACTCAAAGCAAAACTGATGACTACATAGCTTCTCTTTTAATTGATACTATTAAGCCTTTAGGGTTTATCTTAAGTTTTATAATTGGATGGAAAGTTCTATTAATTGGTGGAATAGTTGATAAAACATTAATTGGCATAAGCAAATTTATCTGCCTTATTTATTTAGTTCGATTTGTAAATAGAGTCTTTTTAAAAATAATTCAAAGATGGGCAAGCAAAATCAATGATCAATCGATCAGTGAAATGATTCGTTCACTTAGTCCAATGGTTGGGGCATCTGTTTGGAGTATAGGAGTTATTTTTTATCTACAAAATATGGGTGTCCAAATGGCAGCAATTTGGGCTCTTTTAAGTGCAGGAGGTATTGGGGCTGGCCTGGCCTTAAAAGAGCCAGTTCAAGAGTTCTTCGAATACATCACTATCCTTCTTGACAAACCATTTCAAAGTGGTCAGTTTATTCATATTGATGGAATATGGGCAAAAGTTGAGAGCGTTGGTGTTAGATCAACACGCTTGCGAAGCATTAATGGAGAAGCAATAGTTATGAGCAATAGCCGTCTAACAAATGGGGTTATCTCAAATTATGCTGAGATGAAGCAAAGAAGACTTGTTCACAAATTAGGAGTGGTATATGAAACCACATATGAGCAGACAAAAAATATACCTGAAATGATTAAAAATATCGTTGATAAAACTGAAAATGCGATCTTTGACAGATGTCATTTTATCGAATTTGCAAATAGCAGCCTTGATTTTGAACTTGTTTATTACATACCAACAAGTGATTACGTTCAAGCAATGTCAGCTCAACAGGAAATCAATCTGGAGATAATGAAAAAGTTTCAAATTGAAAATATAAGTTTTGCATATCCAACTCAAACAATATACATAAATAAATAA
- a CDS encoding isochorismatase family protein — MEQFFKSSPSIKKIENDNKLLIENETLLLIMDLQEKILNNIKGNQLLIFNIKKLIKSCNLLNVPIAFSEQNPLKLGSTLESILDKKEYPKFEKMEFSCSKNKNFSDYVNKYCFKNIIVCGIESHICVLQTSIELLEQGFNILIPRDAIGSRNEIDNDTAFLRLILSGAVPSTTESLICELCKTAKRKEFKEVSKILKNSFSN, encoded by the coding sequence ATGGAGCAGTTTTTTAAAAGTAGCCCCTCAATAAAAAAAATAGAGAATGACAATAAATTATTGATAGAAAATGAAACATTGCTACTTATAATGGATCTGCAAGAAAAAATTTTAAATAATATTAAAGGTAATCAACTATTAATATTTAATATAAAAAAGCTTATAAAATCGTGTAATTTACTTAACGTTCCTATTGCCTTTTCAGAGCAGAATCCATTAAAGCTTGGTTCAACATTAGAATCAATCCTAGATAAAAAAGAATATCCTAAATTCGAAAAAATGGAATTTAGTTGTAGCAAAAATAAGAATTTTAGTGATTATGTTAATAAATATTGTTTTAAAAATATAATAGTTTGCGGAATTGAAAGTCATATTTGTGTTCTCCAAACATCGATTGAGCTCTTAGAACAAGGTTTTAATATTCTAATTCCAAGGGATGCTATTGGAAGTAGAAATGAAATAGACAATGATACTGCTTTTCTAAGGCTTATATTGTCTGGGGCAGTTCCATCAACAACTGAAAGTCTAATCTGTGAATTATGTAAAACCGCCAAAAGAAAAGAGTTTAAAGAGGTTAGTAAAATTTTAAAAAATTCTTTTTCAAATTAA
- a CDS encoding Fur family transcriptional regulator codes for MILVAPSSFRAHPSPLESGLRLDGKRMTPQRKKVLSLFEEIGSGIHLSAEEVHSKLTSSGERVSLATIYRTLRLLVKMTFLNELDLSEGGNRFELLSHDHPDHHHLICIRCGRTEEFENNAVINAGKAAAKKFGFKLLESSLNVRALCPMCMNK; via the coding sequence CTGATATTGGTTGCTCCCAGTTCTTTTCGTGCTCATCCTTCTCCTTTGGAGTCTGGACTTCGTCTAGACGGTAAACGTATGACACCTCAAAGGAAAAAAGTTCTTTCCTTGTTTGAAGAAATAGGTTCCGGAATACATCTTAGTGCGGAAGAAGTTCATTCCAAGTTGACAAGTTCAGGGGAAAGAGTTTCTCTCGCAACTATTTATAGAACTTTAAGACTTTTAGTCAAGATGACTTTTCTTAATGAACTGGATTTAAGTGAGGGGGGAAATAGATTTGAGTTGCTGAGTCATGATCACCCTGATCATCATCATTTGATTTGTATTCGCTGCGGTAGAACAGAAGAGTTTGAAAATAATGCAGTTATTAATGCAGGAAAGGCTGCTGCCAAAAAATTTGGATTTAAATTATTAGAATCTTCTTTAAATGTAAGAGCATTATGTCCAATGTGTATGAATAAGTAA
- the arsS gene encoding arsenosugar biosynthesis radical SAM (seleno)protein ArsS (Some members of this family are selenoproteins.) — translation MDRIKTKFPKIKRDYLDTLQINIGYKCNQSCSHCHVNAGPNRTEMMSSDIIKLIPKVIKANNIKMLDITGGAPELHPKFKQLVKEVRSLNVEVMDRCNLTILTEPGHENLASFLASNKVQITASLPCYLQGNVDKQRGKGVFEKSIFALKQLNSYGYGIKNKGLILNLVYNPSGPELPPSQKELEDIYRHELKERHGIYFSNLFVLANMPINRYEKYLNVIGKLKEYKKLLNDNHNSRNLNSVMCKTTLSVDWKGHLYDCDFNQQLGIRKKGNIKHLDDLLIPLVSLKNNPIAIGDHCFGCTAGAGSSCGGELT, via the coding sequence ATGGACAGAATTAAAACAAAGTTCCCCAAGATAAAAAGAGACTATCTTGATACTTTACAAATAAATATAGGCTATAAATGTAATCAATCATGTAGCCATTGTCATGTTAATGCTGGCCCAAATAGAACAGAGATGATGAGCAGTGATATTATAAAACTTATACCAAAAGTTATCAAAGCTAACAATATTAAAATGTTAGATATTACTGGAGGTGCTCCTGAACTTCATCCTAAATTTAAACAATTAGTAAAAGAAGTTCGGAGTCTTAATGTTGAAGTTATGGATAGATGCAATTTAACTATACTTACTGAGCCAGGTCATGAAAACTTAGCAAGTTTTTTAGCATCAAACAAAGTACAGATAACGGCTTCTCTTCCATGTTATCTACAAGGTAATGTAGACAAACAAAGAGGAAAAGGTGTTTTTGAAAAAAGTATTTTTGCGCTCAAACAACTTAACTCTTATGGATACGGTATTAAGAATAAAGGCCTTATATTAAATTTAGTCTATAACCCAAGTGGTCCAGAGCTACCACCATCCCAGAAAGAATTAGAAGATATTTATAGGCACGAACTAAAGGAAAGGCATGGCATCTATTTCTCTAATTTATTTGTTTTAGCAAATATGCCAATCAATAGATATGAAAAATATTTAAATGTAATCGGGAAACTAAAGGAATATAAGAAATTACTTAACGATAATCATAATTCTAGAAATCTTAACTCAGTAATGTGTAAGACAACTCTTAGTGTTGACTGGAAAGGGCATTTGTATGACTGCGATTTCAACCAACAACTTGGGATCAGGAAAAAGGGCAATATAAAGCATTTGGATGATCTATTGATTCCACTAGTCTCATTAAAAAACAACCCTATTGCAATAGGCGATCATTGTTTCGGATGCACTGCTGGAGCTGGTTCTAGTTGTGGAGGAGAATTAACTTGA
- the stpA gene encoding glucosylglycerol 3-phosphatase has translation MKSFRTKEEVINTIISEENILIVQDLDGVCIPLVQDPLKRRLNEEYVNAVAKLREKFSVLTCGEHEGRRGVNRLVEKALASKTKAKENGLYLPGLAACGVEFQDRFGNSSHPGLKDKEINFLAKVPKMMKSMLTKELQIFLPNLSNEERTKLIDVAICDTRFTPTLNFNEIFTYVKADFEKVKDLQLTMEKIMNNILKESNNYGLENSFYLHMMPNLGLKEGTEIMKYATKNEFGTTDIQFIINGAIKEAGLLLLLNKYISNKTGTYPFGKNFNVRDAPKTLKELVNLCRDEIPIDQMPMLIGVGDTVTSSKDTKNNVWQRGGSDRGFLTLIQRLGESYKKTNQVIFVNSCNDQVLRPRISGSDMRGISDPNDDLKFNMVINDGPEEYIEWFKKLARNF, from the coding sequence ATGAAGAGTTTCCGGACAAAAGAAGAGGTTATTAACACCATAATAAGTGAGGAAAATATTCTAATAGTTCAGGATCTTGATGGGGTATGTATTCCTCTAGTTCAAGACCCACTCAAAAGAAGGCTCAATGAAGAATATGTGAATGCTGTTGCAAAATTAAGAGAAAAATTTTCAGTATTAACTTGTGGCGAACATGAAGGGAGAAGAGGAGTTAATCGATTAGTTGAAAAAGCACTTGCCTCAAAAACAAAAGCAAAAGAAAATGGACTTTATTTGCCTGGCCTTGCCGCCTGCGGAGTTGAGTTTCAAGACAGGTTTGGTAATTCATCACATCCAGGACTCAAAGATAAAGAGATTAACTTTTTAGCAAAAGTGCCAAAGATGATGAAATCAATGTTAACTAAAGAATTACAAATATTTTTACCTAACCTGTCAAACGAAGAAAGAACTAAATTGATTGACGTAGCTATATGTGATACTCGTTTCACTCCCACATTAAACTTCAATGAAATTTTTACCTACGTAAAAGCAGATTTCGAGAAAGTAAAAGATTTACAATTAACTATGGAAAAGATAATGAATAATATACTAAAAGAATCGAACAATTATGGATTAGAAAATTCCTTTTATCTACATATGATGCCTAATCTAGGATTAAAAGAAGGCACAGAGATAATGAAATATGCAACTAAAAATGAGTTTGGGACAACAGATATTCAGTTTATTATTAATGGCGCAATAAAAGAAGCAGGTCTTTTATTACTCTTAAATAAGTACATATCCAATAAAACAGGAACATACCCTTTTGGAAAAAATTTCAACGTTAGAGATGCTCCAAAGACACTTAAAGAATTAGTAAACTTATGCAGAGATGAGATTCCTATTGATCAAATGCCTATGCTCATAGGTGTTGGTGATACAGTTACAAGTTCAAAAGACACTAAAAACAACGTCTGGCAAAGAGGCGGAAGCGACAGAGGATTCTTAACATTGATTCAAAGATTAGGAGAATCATACAAAAAAACGAATCAAGTTATATTCGTGAATAGCTGTAATGATCAAGTATTGAGACCACGAATCTCTGGCTCTGACATGAGAGGAATTAGTGATCCTAATGATGATCTAAAGTTCAATATGGTGATTAATGATGGTCCAGAAGAATATATAGAGTGGTTTAAAAAATTAGCTAGAAACTTTTAG
- a CDS encoding phosphotransferase produces MDLSKLIFITQNFFTNTKVINIDFISSGLINKTYIVEHLYKGIKSKFILQSLSNIFESPEKVTMNHMLITEHLKNKINGGYLKFDQKRWETPNLIRCKSNNLFIFPYQSEFWRAMVYIDKTFCLDVLEDDLMAYQTGIGLAKFHLSCSDLDSSKLKDNIKNFHNTKYYLDQYIMAIKDSMYLDLDNEIKKRVQFLIISISNHLRYIERLLISLNKESIDHNIIHGDPKLSNFLFDVPKKYVVSLIDLDTVSSGYFLTDLADCIRSICNLAGEEPAKNENICFDITSCRYFLKGYRSIMNAKLDSSFKLLPEFIYLLIFELSIRFLTDFLQSNRYFEIRYSTHNLYRAEVQFSLLSSFLDQMPDFLFVLDEIGISPGSTFVSDVQNFA; encoded by the coding sequence ATGGATTTATCAAAATTAATTTTTATCACACAAAACTTTTTTACTAATACTAAAGTTATAAATATAGATTTTATAAGTTCTGGTTTAATTAATAAGACCTATATAGTTGAACATTTATATAAGGGTATAAAATCTAAATTTATTTTACAGAGTCTTAGTAATATTTTTGAATCTCCTGAAAAAGTTACAATGAATCATATGTTAATAACTGAGCATCTGAAAAATAAAATTAATGGTGGTTATTTAAAGTTCGATCAAAAAAGATGGGAAACACCAAATTTAATTAGATGCAAATCAAATAATCTTTTTATTTTCCCTTATCAATCTGAATTTTGGAGAGCGATGGTATATATAGATAAAACTTTTTGCTTGGATGTTTTAGAGGATGATTTAATGGCTTATCAAACAGGTATAGGTCTTGCTAAATTTCATTTATCTTGCTCTGACCTAGACAGTTCAAAATTAAAAGATAATATTAAAAATTTTCATAACACTAAGTATTATTTAGATCAATATATCATGGCAATTAAAGATTCTATGTATTTAGACTTAGACAATGAAATAAAAAAGAGAGTTCAATTTCTAATTATTTCTATATCTAATCATTTAAGATATATTGAAAGATTATTAATATCTTTAAATAAGGAATCAATTGATCATAATATTATTCATGGTGATCCTAAGCTAAGCAATTTTCTATTTGACGTTCCCAAAAAGTATGTTGTTTCTTTGATTGATCTAGATACAGTTTCCTCTGGCTATTTTCTCACGGATTTAGCTGATTGTATTCGCTCAATATGTAATTTGGCTGGCGAAGAACCAGCAAAAAATGAGAATATTTGCTTTGATATTACTTCTTGTAGGTATTTCCTGAAGGGCTATAGATCAATAATGAATGCAAAGCTAGATTCTTCTTTTAAACTTCTTCCTGAGTTTATATATTTATTAATATTTGAATTATCGATTAGATTTTTGACTGATTTTTTACAATCAAATAGGTATTTTGAAATTAGATATTCAACTCATAACTTATATAGAGCTGAGGTTCAATTTTCTTTACTTTCTAGTTTTCTTGACCAAATGCCTGATTTTTTATTTGTGCTTGATGAAATTGGGATTTCCCCTGGCTCAACTTTTGTCTCAGATGTACAAAATTTTGCGTAG
- a CDS encoding O-acetylhomoserine aminocarboxypropyltransferase/cysteine synthase family protein yields the protein MTSQRFETLQLHAGQVPDPATNSRAVPIYQTSSYVFNDVDHGANLFGLKEFGNIYTRLMNPTTDVFEKRIAALEGGVAALATASGQSAQFIAITNFLTAGDSFVSTSFLYGGSYNQFKVQFPRLGINVKFADGDDAESFEEQIDSSTKAIYVESMGNPRFNIPDFEGLSRLAKSKNIPLIVDNTLGAAGALIRPIEHGADVVVQSATKWIGGHGTSLGGVIVDAGTFDWGSGKYPLMSQPSAAYHGLVHWDAFGFGSDICGMLGVPADRNIAFALRARLEGLRDWGPAISPFNSFLLLQGLETLSLRIERHCSNALSLAKWLDNHSKVDNVSYPGLASDKYYSRASSYMTNRGKGSMLIFSLKGGFDDAVTFINSLKLSSHLANVGDAKTLVIHPASTTHQQLSSEEQLSAGVTPTMVRVSVGIEHIDDILEDFEQALNLI from the coding sequence TTGACTTCCCAACGTTTTGAAACTCTTCAATTGCATGCAGGTCAAGTACCAGATCCTGCAACCAATTCAAGGGCTGTTCCTATTTATCAGACTAGTTCATATGTTTTTAATGATGTAGATCATGGTGCGAACTTATTTGGTTTAAAGGAATTTGGAAATATCTATACCCGCTTAATGAATCCCACAACTGATGTTTTTGAAAAAAGAATTGCAGCTCTTGAAGGAGGTGTAGCGGCTTTAGCTACAGCATCAGGACAGTCTGCACAATTTATCGCAATCACTAATTTTCTTACTGCTGGAGATAGCTTTGTATCAACTTCATTTTTGTACGGAGGTAGCTACAACCAATTTAAAGTTCAATTTCCACGTTTAGGCATCAATGTCAAGTTTGCTGATGGTGATGATGCAGAAAGTTTCGAAGAACAAATTGATTCATCTACAAAGGCAATTTATGTTGAATCAATGGGGAATCCTAGATTTAATATCCCTGACTTTGAGGGACTTTCTAGATTAGCCAAATCGAAAAATATTCCTTTAATTGTTGATAATACACTTGGTGCTGCTGGGGCTTTGATTCGTCCTATTGAACATGGTGCCGATGTAGTTGTTCAGAGCGCTACAAAATGGATAGGCGGTCATGGGACTAGCTTGGGAGGGGTAATAGTTGATGCGGGAACTTTTGATTGGGGAAGTGGGAAATATCCTTTAATGAGTCAACCCAGCGCTGCTTATCATGGTCTAGTTCATTGGGATGCTTTTGGATTTGGTAGTGATATTTGTGGGATGCTTGGAGTTCCTGCAGATCGAAACATTGCTTTTGCTTTAAGGGCCAGGCTGGAAGGTTTGAGAGATTGGGGCCCTGCTATTAGTCCATTTAATTCCTTTTTATTGCTTCAAGGGTTAGAAACTTTGAGTTTAAGAATAGAAAGGCATTGCTCTAACGCCCTTTCATTGGCCAAATGGTTAGATAATCATTCGAAAGTTGATAATGTTAGTTATCCCGGATTGGCTTCGGATAAATACTATTCAAGAGCTTCTTCTTATATGACCAATAGGGGTAAAGGATCCATGTTGATCTTTTCTCTGAAAGGTGGCTTTGATGATGCTGTAACTTTTATAAACTCTTTGAAACTTTCTAGTCATTTAGCAAATGTAGGCGACGCAAAAACATTGGTAATTCATCCTGCTTCAACAACTCATCAACAATTATCTTCTGAAGAACAGTTGTCTGCAGGTGTAACTCCAACTATGGTTAGAGTGTCAGTTGGAATAGAACATATTGATGATATTTTAGAAGATTTTGAGCAGGCACTAAATTTAATTTAA
- a CDS encoding homoserine O-succinyltransferase, with protein MALILPRSYHKISSIEKNHISWIEPELAERQDIRPLRIGILNIMPLGKQYEFNLLHPLGLSPLQIEPIWIRLKSHSYRTWDLEHLKNLYVYWEEAMSPTPLDGLIITGAPVEHLPFEEVNYWKELVSLIEESTIKCASTLGLCWAGFAMAYIAGVEKKNFNKKLFGVYPMRSLVPGHSLMGTQDDEFLCPQSRHAGLPDFEMEQAEKKGKLRLLAHGEKVGYTIFETPDQRQLMHLGHPEYNVDRLRSEMERDKKRGDVPPPENFDLAKSKTSWRSHRNLLFQQWLWFCYQHVSLSV; from the coding sequence ATGGCTTTAATACTTCCTCGTAGTTATCATAAAATATCTTCAATTGAGAAAAATCATATTTCATGGATTGAGCCTGAGTTAGCAGAAAGACAGGATATTAGGCCTCTTAGAATTGGGATATTAAATATTATGCCCCTTGGAAAACAATATGAATTTAATTTATTGCATCCATTGGGTCTTTCCCCACTACAAATAGAACCTATATGGATAAGATTAAAATCCCACTCTTATAGAACTTGGGACCTTGAGCATTTAAAAAATTTATATGTTTATTGGGAGGAGGCAATGTCCCCAACGCCATTAGATGGTTTGATTATTACTGGGGCTCCTGTCGAGCATCTTCCTTTTGAAGAAGTTAATTATTGGAAAGAATTAGTAAGTCTAATTGAAGAATCAACTATTAAATGCGCAAGTACCCTTGGTTTATGTTGGGCTGGTTTCGCTATGGCATATATTGCTGGAGTAGAGAAAAAGAATTTCAATAAAAAACTCTTTGGTGTATATCCAATGAGGAGTCTTGTGCCAGGTCATTCTTTAATGGGGACACAAGATGATGAGTTCCTATGCCCACAAAGTAGGCATGCTGGCTTGCCAGACTTTGAAATGGAACAAGCAGAAAAAAAAGGTAAATTAAGATTATTAGCTCATGGAGAAAAAGTTGGATACACGATTTTTGAAACTCCTGACCAAAGGCAGTTAATGCATTTAGGGCATCCAGAATATAATGTTGATCGATTGAGATCTGAAATGGAAAGAGATAAAAAAAGAGGGGATGTTCCACCTCCAGAAAATTTTGATTTGGCTAAATCAAAAACCTCATGGCGATCACATAGGAACTTGCTATTTCAACAATGGCTATGGTTCTGTTATCAACATGTAAGCCTAAGTGTTTAA
- a CDS encoding FAD-binding oxidoreductase, whose amino-acid sequence MIKNLLPLQNRNSNDSNVLGVFEEVNSGFFQSLNSSQKTSIPFLVSSGGTTSRAAADNHWIVDLRKNYQNISFDLDKKHVEIEAGVRMGDLSDFLEQHERSFPIGLSGKTGMGYILTGGISPLSRNRGLAIDQILEIRGYWGNGKEFHLFRPNTPKELTLEWKALCGAAIFLGIITKVKLKTQPLKPILSWTANLSFSQLSECINQAENWPSSLSLQWIWGENIFAHAIGEVINSDHEFILTNLLEKLPFTSNRIITKVKNLNKLPALNLGNNQRNNTNHSEVLGLLGPAWQDNNIKVLKIINDLIDRRPNKSCYIASQQLGGLTHLRDIDTSFLHRDSIWKPWINGSWEANDPSKRNMTLKWMEECWSNLEFICPGIHLAQIHPHLTWHKRELSSAFKNWLPKLKEIKSFYDPNNIMPPLN is encoded by the coding sequence ATTATTAAAAATTTACTACCACTCCAAAATCGTAACTCCAATGATAGTAATGTCCTTGGAGTTTTCGAAGAAGTTAACTCAGGATTTTTCCAATCTCTGAATTCATCTCAAAAAACTTCTATCCCATTTTTGGTATCTAGTGGAGGCACAACAAGTAGAGCAGCTGCAGATAATCATTGGATTGTTGACTTAAGAAAAAACTACCAAAATATTTCTTTTGATTTAGATAAAAAGCATGTAGAAATTGAAGCTGGGGTGAGGATGGGAGATTTATCCGATTTCTTAGAACAGCATGAAAGAAGTTTTCCAATAGGTTTATCTGGAAAAACAGGCATGGGATATATCCTGACTGGTGGAATAAGTCCTCTTAGCAGAAATAGAGGGTTAGCAATTGATCAGATACTTGAGATTAGAGGTTATTGGGGCAATGGGAAAGAGTTTCATTTATTTCGACCGAATACACCAAAAGAATTAACGCTTGAATGGAAAGCCCTATGTGGAGCAGCAATTTTTCTTGGGATAATCACCAAAGTTAAGTTAAAAACGCAACCTTTAAAACCAATATTGAGTTGGACAGCAAATCTTTCATTTTCTCAGCTATCAGAATGTATTAATCAAGCTGAAAACTGGCCTAGCTCACTAAGTTTACAATGGATTTGGGGAGAGAATATTTTTGCACATGCAATTGGTGAAGTTATAAATTCTGATCATGAATTCATCCTCACTAATTTATTAGAAAAATTACCCTTCACATCTAATAGAATCATAACTAAAGTTAAAAATTTGAATAAGTTGCCAGCCCTAAACTTAGGCAACAATCAAAGGAATAACACCAATCATTCTGAGGTGCTTGGATTATTGGGTCCTGCTTGGCAAGACAATAATATAAAGGTTTTAAAAATTATTAACGATTTAATAGATAGAAGACCTAATAAAAGTTGTTATATAGCTTCCCAACAACTAGGAGGTTTAACACATTTAAGGGATATAGATACATCTTTTCTTCATCGAGATTCAATATGGAAACCTTGGATTAATGGGTCTTGGGAAGCCAATGATCCATCAAAGAGAAATATGACCCTTAAATGGATGGAGGAATGTTGGAGCAATCTAGAATTCATATGCCCAGGTATTCATCTAGCTCAAATACATCCCCATTTGACTTGGCATAAAAGAGAATTATCATCAGCATTCAAAAATTGGCTTCCAAAATTAAAAGAAATTAAATCCTTTTATGATCCAAACAATATAATGCCACCTTTAAATTAG
- a CDS encoding sirohydrochlorin chelatase, translating to MINSASITYKYPSNIGIVLCGHGSRDPQAEKEFINVVEKIKSRIPNIPVLYGFLEFNRPIISSALDQLRNMGVERVIALPAMLFAAGHAKNDIPAVLNKYSAETGLPIQYGRELGLNSLMIGAAGARIKEIIDINPVFPLSETLLVVAGRGSSDPDANSNVCKITRMLVEGFGFGWGETVFSGVTFPLVEPGLRHALKLGFKRVVLLPYFLFSGVLVSRVRDHSMKVSNDNPDVQFLNASYLSDQDFVIDTFMERFQEVLKGENFMNCALCKYRSNLLGFESEVGYEQISHHHHFEGILENCPDCGSNECDCKNKKKNSSENKEQEHSHQHFPYPHAEHPLGPVTLRSLNN from the coding sequence TTGATTAATTCGGCTTCAATCACTTATAAATATCCATCTAATATCGGCATTGTTTTATGTGGTCATGGTAGTAGGGATCCTCAAGCTGAAAAGGAGTTTATAAATGTAGTAGAAAAAATAAAGTCTAGAATACCTAATATTCCTGTCTTGTATGGATTCTTAGAATTTAATCGGCCAATAATTAGTTCTGCCTTAGATCAACTTAGAAATATGGGAGTTGAGAGAGTAATTGCTTTACCTGCAATGTTATTTGCAGCTGGACATGCTAAAAATGATATTCCCGCAGTTTTGAATAAATACTCAGCTGAAACTGGACTGCCCATTCAATATGGCAGGGAGCTTGGCTTGAATTCTTTGATGATCGGAGCAGCTGGAGCAAGAATTAAAGAAATAATTGATATTAATCCAGTTTTTCCTCTTTCAGAAACATTACTTGTTGTAGCTGGGAGGGGATCGTCAGATCCAGATGCAAACTCAAATGTTTGTAAAATCACAAGGATGCTTGTTGAAGGATTTGGTTTTGGATGGGGCGAAACCGTTTTCTCAGGAGTTACATTCCCTTTAGTTGAGCCTGGACTCAGACATGCTCTTAAATTAGGTTTCAAAAGAGTAGTTCTTTTACCTTATTTTCTTTTTTCTGGCGTTTTGGTAAGTCGTGTTAGAGACCATTCTATGAAAGTCTCAAATGACAATCCAGATGTTCAGTTTTTAAATGCTAGTTACTTATCAGACCAAGATTTTGTTATCGATACTTTTATGGAGAGATTTCAAGAAGTTTTAAAAGGAGAGAATTTTATGAATTGTGCTTTATGTAAATATCGGTCTAATTTATTAGGTTTTGAAAGTGAAGTTGGATATGAGCAGATCAGTCACCATCATCATTTTGAAGGCATTCTAGAAAATTGCCCTGATTGTGGATCTAACGAATGTGACTGTAAAAATAAGAAGAAAAATTCTTCAGAGAATAAAGAACAAGAACATTCACATCAACATTTTCCATATCCTCATGCTGAGCATCCTTTAGGACCTGTCACGCTTCGCTCTTTAAATAACTAG
- a CDS encoding DUF2811 domain-containing protein, translating to MEFNQIETRIEEIKNDRIKCVENDLDLMSISLEAEVPEALYVGMKDFISSNEKWNQSKLISSAIANFLFQNGSDDRAVAEKYLNDIFNL from the coding sequence ATGGAGTTTAATCAAATTGAAACTCGTATTGAAGAGATAAAAAACGATCGGATAAAATGCGTTGAAAATGACTTGGATCTAATGTCTATAAGTCTTGAAGCCGAGGTTCCTGAGGCTCTTTACGTTGGGATGAAAGATTTTATTAGCAGTAACGAGAAGTGGAATCAATCCAAGCTAATTAGTTCAGCTATTGCAAACTTTCTTTTTCAAAATGGATCTGATGATAGGGCAGTTGCTGAGAAATATTTAAATGATATCTTTAACCTTTAA